A genomic window from Triticum urartu cultivar G1812 chromosome 7, Tu2.1, whole genome shotgun sequence includes:
- the LOC125525129 gene encoding expansin-A22-like: METRRPAVSAVSVGAVVLILAWSPAAAVASGGWMDAHATFYGDETGAETMQGACGYGNLFQQGYGLDTTALSVALFSDGWSCGGCYEIQCHGDPHCKPGGAPVTVTATNLCPANYSKPYENWCNPPLKHFDLSKPMFLRLVTDFHVGIIPVQYRRVPCAKKGGIRIEMTGNQYWVGVLVFNVAGPGEVKALAVKGAKDGQWRNMKRNWGQIWDGDVQNLVGQGLSFRVVASDGRSVVLGAVVPASWTIGQSFEGKEQF; the protein is encoded by the exons ATGGAGACGAGACGTCCAGCGGTTTCCGCCGTGTCCGTGGGGGCGGTGGTGCTGATCCTGGCttggtcgccggcggcggccgTAGCAAGCGGTGGCTGGATGGACGCGCACGCTACCTTCTACGGCGATGAGACCGGAGCTGAGACCATGC AGGGTGCGTGTGGGTACGGTAACCTATTCCAGCAGGGGTACGGGCTGGACACTACAGCGCTGAGCGTGGCCCTCTTCAGCGACGGCTGGTCCTGCGGCGGCTGCTACGAGATCCAGTGCCACGGCGACCCGCACTGCAAGCCCGGCGGAGCGCCAGTGACGGTGACGGCAACCAACCTCTGCCCGGCCAACTACTCCAAGCCCTACGAGAACTGGTGCAACCCGCCGCTGAAGCACTTCGATCTCTCCAAGCCCATGTTCCTTCGCCTCGTCACCGACTTCCACGTCGGCATCATCCCCGTGCAGTACCGACGCGTGCCTTGCGCCAAGAAGGGCGGCATCCGGATAGAGATGACGGGCAACCAGTACTGGGTCGGCGTGCTCGTCTTCAACGTCGCCGGTCCCGGCGAAGTCAAGGCGTTGGCCGTGAAAGGGGCCAAGGACGGGCAGTGGCGGAACATGAAGAGGAACTGGGGACAGATCTGGGACGGAGATGTCCAAAATCTCGTCGGGCAGGGGCTCTCGTTCCGTGTGGTCGCAAGCGACGGCCGCTCCGTCGTCCTCGGCGCCGTCGTGCCGGCAAGCTGGACGATCGGCCAGAGCTTCGAGGGCAAAGAGCAATTCTGA